Proteins from a genomic interval of Arachis hypogaea cultivar Tifrunner chromosome 10, arahy.Tifrunner.gnm2.J5K5, whole genome shotgun sequence:
- the LOC140175731 gene encoding uncharacterized protein, protein MAICRCVGYPDLFITFTCNPQWDEKQRYCAKHKLKPEDRPDIICRLFKVKVDKMIKDLRYNKLFGSTKADKYPNPTDIDKIICAEIPDRDVDNAYYEAVKSFMLHDPCGLNKPTSPCMEEGCCMGHFPKKFNEVTTIDEDDYPIYRHRNNGRPVEVFGIHLDNRYVVPNILLLLKYHAHINVEWCNQSISIKYLFKYVNKRSDHVTASFYRNSTSDNSSTKVDEVKMFYDCRYISPFEAAWRIFSYDIHYTNPSVERLSFHLPDQQPIVFTNNE, encoded by the exons ATGGCAATATGTAGATGCGTCGGTTATCCAGATTTGTTCATCACTTTTACTTGCAATCCGCAATGGGATGAAAAACAACGATATTGTGCAAAGCACAAGCTCAAACCAGAAGACAGGCCAGACATCATTTGTAGACTCTTCAAAGTTAAAGTAGACAAGATGATTAAGGATCTTAGATACAACAAATTATTTGGTTCTACCAAAGCAG ATAAGTATCCAAACCCTACGGACATAGACAAAATCATCTGTGCTGAGATTCCTGATCGTGATGTTGATAATGCATACTACGAAGCTGTCAAGAGTTTCATGCTACATGATCCATGTGGTCTTAACAAGCCAACTTCCCCTTGCATGGAAGAAGGATGTTGTATGGGTCATTTTCCTAAGAAGTTCAACGAAGTTACTACAATTGACGAAGATGATTACCCGATTTATAGGCATCGAAATAATGGACGCCCAGTGGAAGTATTTGGAATTCATCTTGACAATAGATATGTTGTGCCAAATATATTGTTGTTACTAAAATACCATGCTCACATTAATGTGGAATGGTGTAACCAATCAATATCTATCAAGTATTTGTTCAAATATGTAAACAAAAGGAGTGATCATGTCACAGCCTCTTTTTACAGAAACTCCACCAGTGACAATTCAAGTACGAAAGTTGATGAAGTGAAAATGTTTTATGATTGTCGATATATATCTCCTTTTGAAGCTGCTTGGAGGATATTTTCCTATGACATTCACTATACAAATCCATCTGTTGAGAGGCTGAGTTTTCATTTACCAGATCAACAACCTATTGTATTTACAAATAATGAATAA
- the LOC112717847 gene encoding L-arabinokinase-like codes for MKQQEEYDGDGAAAVSSTQKMVFAYYVTGHGFGHATRVAEVVRHLILAGHDVHVVTAAPEFVFTNEVHSPRLFFRKVVLECGAVQSDALTVDPLATLERYTEETVKPRASILAKEAEWLKFINADLVVSDVVSTVCRVAADVGIPSVCVANFSWDIIYLDYVMAAGPDSRSIVLQIAEDYSNCNFLIRLPGYCPMPAFRNVIDVPLVVRRLYKSTEEVREELGIADNVKLVILNFGGQPSELKLKEEFLPSGWLCLVCGASDTQDLPANFKKLPKNVYTPDIIAASDCMIGKLGYGSVSEALAYKCPFVFVHREYFNEEPFLRKMLEHYQGGIEMSRNALLSGHWKPYLERAMSLKPCYEESINGGEVAAQILQEIALGKYHASVNHSEAKRLCDAAVPDDQRRRAIGQDDILIPEWYANAGKQLGC; via the exons ATGAAGCAGCAGGAAGAGTATGATGGCGATGGTGCTGCTGCTGTTTCTTCCacacagaaaatggtgtttgctTACTATGTCACTGGTCATGGATTTGGCCACGCAACTCGTGTTGCGGAG GTGGTGAGGCATCTAATCCTTGCTGGTCATGATGTTCATGTGGTCACTGCTGCTCCTGAATTTGTTTTCACCAACGAAGTGCATTCTCCTCGCTTATTCTTTCGCAAG GTGGTTTTGGAGTGTGGAGCTGTTCAATCCGACGCTTTGACAGTCGATCCCCTTGCCACTTTGGAGAGG TATACTGAGGAAACAGTGAAGCCCCGTGCTAGTATCTTGGCGAAAGAAGCAGAGTGGCTGAAATTCATCAATGCTGACTTAGTG GTATCTGATGTCGTCTCCACTGTATGTCGTGTTGCAGCTGATGTTGGTATACCCTCTGTTTGTGTGGCCAATTTCAG TTGGGACATCATCTATCTGGATTATGTCATGGCTGCTGGACCTGATTCTCGTTCGATAGTTTTGCAG ATAGCTGAAGACTATTCTAATTGTAATTTCCTTATCCGCCTTCCAGGATATTGCCCAA TGCCCGCTTTTCGCAATGTTATTGATGTGCCTCTTGTTGTGAGGAGGCTGTATAAATCCACAGAAGAG GTGAGGGAAGAACTAGGGATAGCAGACAATGTGAAACTAGTCATTCTCAACTTTGGTGGCCAG CCATCAGAATTGAAACTGAAGGAGGAGTTTTTGCCTTCTGGTTGGTTGTGCCTG GTTTGTGGTGCTTCTGACACTCAAGACCTTCCTGCAAACTTCAAAAAACTTCCCAAAAATGTTTATACACCTGATATTATTGCAGCATCTGACTGCATGATCG GAAAACTTGGATATGGCAGTGTGAGTGAAGCCCTGGCATACAAGTGTCCTTTTGTCTTTGTACATAGAGAATATTTCAATGAAGAACCTTTTCTAAGAAAAATGCTCGAA CATTATCAAGGTGGCATTGAAATGAGTAGGAATGCTTTACTCTCTGGTCATTGGAAACCTTATCTTGAACGGGCAATGAGTTTGAAGCCATGCTATGAAGAAAGCATCAATGGTGGGGAG GTGGCAGCCCAGATCTTGCAGGAGATTGCTTTGGGAAAATATCATGCTTCAGTCAAT CATAGCGAGGCAAAAAGATTGTGTGATGCCGCAGTTCCAGATGATCAACGACGAAGAGCCATTGGTCAAGATGATATTTTGATCCCAGAATGGTATGCAAATGCTGGAAAACAACTTGGTTGCTAA